Proteins encoded together in one Prosthecobacter fusiformis window:
- a CDS encoding MFS transporter, which produces MPAPKLTSTQWLICFIASIGFAFDIYELLMLPLIVGPALQELIGAAPGTPEFNSWVGKLFYIPAIAGGVFGLLGGYLTDRLGRRRVLTWSILIYAFSAFAAGYSTSVEMLLFFRCLVFIGVCVEFVAAVAWLAELFPDPKQREKVLGYTQAFSSIGGLLVAVANGLCIKYSLNFPAIHFPDFLSGMFGGGVVTDEHAAWRYTLMSGLIPAIPLIIIRPFLPESPAWAQKKAAGTLKRPSLGELFTPELRRTTLVTTAMFAMAYGAAFGAIQHIPRIIPGLPEVKAASAAASEAAATANAGKPPEVIKKASIVAGKKAEQSIAANTTKIQEVGGLVGRFLLAALAVVIVSRRKLLRLFVVPGLAVMPLVFAYCAVTGLIPLQIGIFFAGLLTVAQFSFWGNYLPRVYPMHLRGTGESFAANIGGRLIGTSFAWVTTTLATTTDLAAAPAKLAYTAAAVGFGVYLVSLILSFFLPEPKEELLD; this is translated from the coding sequence ATGCCTGCTCCCAAACTGACCTCCACCCAATGGCTGATCTGCTTCATTGCTTCGATCGGCTTCGCCTTCGACATTTATGAACTGCTGATGCTGCCGCTGATTGTCGGACCGGCACTGCAAGAACTCATCGGCGCAGCGCCGGGGACACCAGAATTCAACAGTTGGGTTGGGAAGCTGTTTTATATCCCCGCCATCGCCGGGGGTGTCTTTGGTCTTTTGGGCGGTTATCTGACCGACCGGCTGGGCAGACGGCGCGTGCTGACCTGGAGCATTCTTATCTATGCCTTTTCAGCCTTTGCCGCTGGCTATTCCACCAGTGTGGAGATGCTGCTGTTTTTCCGCTGCTTGGTCTTTATCGGTGTGTGTGTGGAGTTCGTGGCGGCAGTGGCCTGGTTGGCCGAGCTGTTCCCGGATCCGAAACAGCGTGAAAAAGTGCTGGGCTATACCCAGGCCTTTTCATCCATCGGCGGTCTGCTGGTGGCTGTGGCCAATGGGCTGTGCATCAAGTATTCGCTGAATTTCCCGGCTATCCACTTCCCCGATTTCCTGAGCGGGATGTTTGGCGGCGGTGTCGTGACCGATGAGCATGCGGCTTGGCGTTATACGCTGATGTCCGGCCTTATCCCGGCGATTCCTCTGATCATCATCCGGCCCTTCCTTCCAGAATCGCCAGCCTGGGCGCAGAAGAAGGCCGCAGGAACTCTCAAACGCCCAAGCCTGGGAGAGCTCTTCACGCCGGAACTTCGTCGCACAACCTTGGTCACGACGGCGATGTTCGCCATGGCGTATGGAGCAGCCTTTGGAGCCATCCAGCACATCCCGCGCATCATTCCAGGTCTGCCTGAAGTGAAAGCCGCATCCGCAGCAGCCTCCGAAGCGGCGGCGACGGCCAATGCAGGCAAACCGCCTGAAGTGATCAAAAAAGCCTCCATCGTGGCAGGCAAAAAGGCTGAGCAATCCATCGCGGCCAATACAACCAAGATCCAGGAAGTGGGCGGTCTGGTCGGGCGCTTTCTCCTGGCGGCGCTGGCCGTGGTCATTGTCAGCCGTCGCAAGCTGCTGCGGTTGTTCGTGGTGCCTGGACTGGCGGTGATGCCCCTGGTTTTTGCCTACTGCGCAGTGACGGGCCTGATACCGCTGCAAATCGGCATTTTCTTCGCCGGGCTCCTGACGGTAGCCCAATTCAGCTTCTGGGGAAATTATCTGCCCCGTGTGTATCCGATGCATCTGCGGGGGACCGGAGAAAGTTTTGCGGCCAACATTGGCGGACGGCTCATCGGCACTTCCTTTGCCTGGGTGACAACCACCCTGGCGACGACGACGGATCTGGCCGCAGCTCCTGCGAAGCTGGCATATACCGCAGCAGCCGTAGGCTTCGGGGTGTATCTGGTGAGCCTCATCCTGTCCTTCTTCCTGCCGGAACCGAAGGAAGAATTGCTGGATTGA
- a CDS encoding pseudouridine synthase codes for MPRLDQLLSSLGYGSRKQVADIVKAGRVRSGDLILKKPDQKVEAADVTLDGAALEAPYGLLAMLHKPLGHVCTHSDGEGPTIYELLPAQWMARKPAVTSIGRLDKNTSGLILITDLGPLVHRYTSPKAEVEKIYEVTVDRELDPALIATFASGGVMLRGEEKPCLPAKLEITSPLTASLTLMEGRYHQVRRMFASQGWHVEKLHRSRFGDYTLGNLAPGEWQMLELPADPA; via the coding sequence GTGCCCCGCCTCGACCAGCTTCTCTCCTCCCTCGGCTATGGTTCGCGCAAACAGGTCGCGGACATTGTCAAAGCCGGGCGCGTGCGCAGCGGAGACCTCATTTTAAAAAAACCGGATCAAAAAGTGGAGGCTGCGGACGTGACCCTGGATGGCGCAGCCCTGGAGGCTCCTTACGGCCTCCTGGCCATGCTGCACAAGCCGCTTGGGCATGTCTGCACGCACAGCGATGGCGAAGGACCGACCATCTATGAACTGCTGCCTGCGCAGTGGATGGCGCGGAAGCCTGCCGTCACCAGCATCGGCCGTCTGGACAAGAACACCAGCGGCCTCATTCTCATCACCGACCTCGGCCCGCTGGTGCACCGCTACACCTCTCCCAAGGCGGAGGTGGAAAAGATCTACGAGGTCACCGTGGACCGTGAACTGGACCCTGCCCTCATCGCCACTTTCGCCAGCGGCGGTGTCATGCTGCGGGGTGAGGAGAAACCCTGCTTGCCTGCGAAGCTGGAGATCACCAGCCCCCTTACCGCCTCACTCACCCTCATGGAGGGAAGGTATCATCAAGTCCGCCGCATGTTCGCCAGTCAGGGCTGGCATGTGGAAAAGCTGCATCGTAGCCGTTTCGGAGACTACACCCTGGGCAACCTCGCCCCTGGGGAATGGCAGATGCTGGAGCTGCCCGCCGACCCGGCATAA
- a CDS encoding sugar phosphate isomerase/epimerase family protein, with the protein MISRRSFITTSLGALGASALPAIEPINRAGKSRMQLGVAAYSFREKFQWSRGKEQKAKDGEKLWSILDFIDWCADNNVPGAEVTSYFFPPDVDTQFLLEVKRHAYLRGVQLAGTAVGNNFALPKSEKRDEEIANVKRWIDYAAIMNAPHIRVFAGQPPKGTPDEEALATCLAAYQECLDYAGEKGIFLGLENHHGLVAKPENLIHLVREAKSPWAGINWDSGNFHTEDPYGDLAKIAPYAINVQLKMEITHADGKTKEASDVDRVIKILRDANYQGWFTLEYEVKGTDASVEIPKILEMLRPKLA; encoded by the coding sequence ATGATCTCACGCCGTTCCTTCATCACCACCAGTCTGGGCGCTCTCGGGGCGTCGGCTTTGCCAGCCATTGAGCCGATCAACCGCGCGGGCAAAAGCCGCATGCAACTGGGGGTGGCGGCCTACAGTTTCCGTGAAAAATTTCAGTGGTCCCGTGGCAAAGAACAGAAAGCCAAGGATGGTGAAAAACTCTGGAGCATCCTGGATTTCATCGACTGGTGTGCAGACAACAATGTGCCGGGAGCGGAGGTGACGAGCTACTTTTTCCCACCGGATGTGGATACCCAATTTCTGCTGGAAGTGAAACGCCACGCTTATCTACGCGGTGTACAGCTCGCAGGAACCGCGGTGGGCAACAACTTCGCCCTGCCCAAGAGTGAGAAACGCGATGAGGAGATCGCCAATGTGAAGCGGTGGATTGACTACGCGGCGATCATGAATGCCCCGCACATCCGCGTCTTTGCAGGCCAGCCGCCCAAAGGCACGCCGGATGAAGAAGCACTGGCCACCTGCCTGGCCGCCTACCAGGAGTGTCTAGACTATGCGGGCGAAAAAGGCATTTTCCTGGGCCTGGAAAACCATCACGGTCTGGTCGCAAAGCCGGAAAACCTGATTCATCTCGTCCGTGAAGCCAAAAGCCCATGGGCAGGCATCAACTGGGACAGTGGCAATTTTCACACAGAAGACCCGTATGGTGATCTGGCCAAAATCGCCCCTTATGCCATCAATGTACAGCTCAAGATGGAGATCACCCATGCAGACGGTAAGACCAAGGAGGCGAGCGATGTGGATCGGGTCATCAAAATCTTGCGCGATGCCAATTACCAGGGCTGGTTCACGCTCGAGTATGAAGTCAAAGGCACGGATGCCTCGGTGGAAATCCCGAAAATCCTGGAAATGCTGCGGCCAAAACTGGCCTGA
- a CDS encoding alpha/beta hydrolase, translated as MKPLTRLFRLLLITLLTPVLFLLGCQSRLIYYPRGYDENYRQTLTSHRGVAIPYTTGQGAQVAHYIPPKKGGQNPKALWICFAGNGSLGLDWLNYVDQWDPSFAYLMVDYPGYGDCKGIPSPRKIRESSLAAFDALAKHLNQSPEQLRPRLGVVAHSIGCAAGLMAASELNISKIVLISPFTTMTDMGKLLLGWPLCHVNMHRFDNRRELAQVVEQGAKVVIFHGTADEVIPISMSRELAEAHPGRVTLYEKEGWDHNRILHGVSQEIGAAMSSMVKP; from the coding sequence GTGAAACCCCTCACCCGACTGTTTCGTTTACTCCTCATCACGCTGCTGACCCCGGTATTGTTCCTGCTGGGCTGCCAGTCGCGGCTCATTTATTATCCACGTGGCTATGATGAGAATTACCGGCAGACGCTGACCAGCCATCGCGGGGTGGCGATTCCCTATACCACGGGGCAGGGTGCCCAGGTGGCGCATTATATCCCTCCTAAAAAGGGAGGCCAAAACCCCAAGGCCCTCTGGATCTGCTTTGCCGGTAATGGATCCCTGGGGCTGGACTGGCTGAACTATGTGGATCAATGGGACCCAAGCTTTGCCTACCTGATGGTGGACTATCCAGGCTATGGGGACTGCAAGGGAATACCGAGCCCGAGGAAGATCCGTGAAAGCTCGCTGGCGGCTTTTGACGCGCTGGCTAAGCACCTGAACCAATCCCCGGAACAGCTCCGACCACGGTTGGGCGTGGTGGCTCACTCCATCGGCTGTGCAGCGGGATTGATGGCAGCCTCGGAGCTGAACATTTCCAAAATCGTCCTTATCTCCCCCTTCACGACGATGACCGACATGGGCAAACTGCTGCTCGGCTGGCCGCTCTGTCACGTAAACATGCATCGTTTCGACAACCGCCGGGAACTGGCCCAGGTGGTGGAGCAGGGGGCTAAAGTTGTCATTTTTCATGGCACGGCCGATGAAGTCATCCCCATCTCCATGAGCCGGGAGCTGGCAGAGGCCCATCCTGGAAGGGTCACCCTTTATGAGAAGGAAGGCTGGGACCACAACCGCATCCTGCATGGGGTCTCCCAGGAGATCGGGGCCGCCATGTCTTCCATGGTGAAACCGTAA